Proteins from a single region of Macaca fascicularis isolate 582-1 chromosome 5, T2T-MFA8v1.1:
- the WFS1 gene encoding wolframin isoform X1, with the protein MDSDTAPLGPSCPQPPPAPQPQARSRLNATASLEQERSERPRAPGPQAGPGPGVRDAAAPAEPHAQHTRSRERADGTGPTKGDVEIPFEEILERAKAGDPKAQTEVGKHYLQLAGDTDEELNSCTAVDWLVLAAKQGRREAVKLLRRCLADRKGITSENEREVRQLSSETDLERAVRKAALVMYWKLNPKKKKQVAVAELLENVGQVNEHDGGVQPGPVPKSLQKQRRMLERLVSSESKNYIALDDFVEITKKYAKGVIPSSLFLQDDEDDDELAGKSPEDLPLRLKVVKYPLHAIMEIKEYLIDMASRAGMHWLSTIIPTHHINALIFFFIISNLTIDFFAFFIPLVIFYLSFISMVICTLKVFQDSKAWENFRTLTDLLLRFEPNLDVEQAEVNFGWNHLEPYAHFLLSVVFVIFSFPIASKDCIPCSELAVIAGFFTVTSYLSLSTHAEPYTRRALATEVTAGLLSLLPSMPLNWPYLKVLGQTFITVPVGHLVVLNVSVPCLLYVYLLYLFFRMAQLRNFKGTYCYLVPYLVCFMWCELSVVILLESTGLGLLRASIGYFLFLFALPILVAGLALVGVLQFARWFMSLELTKIAVTMAVCSVPLLLRWWTKASFSVVGMVKSLTRSSMVKLILVWLTAIVLFCWFYVYRSEGMKVYNSTLTWQQYGALCGPRAWKETNMARTQILCSHLEGHRVTWTGRFKYVRVTDIDNSAESAINMLPFFIGDWMRCLYGEAYPACSPGNTSTAEEELCRLKLLAKHPCHIKKFDRYKFEITVGMPFSSGANGSRGREEDDVTKDIVLRASSEFKSVLLSLRQGSVIEFSTILEGRLGSKWPVFELKAISCLNCMAQLSPARRHVKIEHDWRSTVHGAVKFAFDFFFFPFLSAA; encoded by the exons GGCCTACAAAAGGAGACGTGGAAATCCCCTTTGAAGAAATCCTGGAGAGGGCCAAGGCCGGGGACCCCAAGGCACAGACTGAG GTGGGGAAGCACTACCTGCAGTTGGCCGGCGACACGGATGAAGAACTCAACAGCTGCACTGCTGTGGACTGGCTGGTCCTCGCCGCAAAGCAGGGCCGGCGGGAGGCTGTGAAGCTGCTTCGCCGGTGCTTGGCGGACAGAAAGG GCATCACATCCGAGAATGAACGGGAAGTGAGGCAACTCTCCTCCGAGACCGACCTGGAGAGGGCCGTGCGCAAGGCAGCCCTGGTCATGTACTGGAAGCTCAACCCCAAGAAGAAGAAGCAGGTGGCCGTGGCGGAGCTGCTGGAGAATGTCGGCCAGGTCAACGAGCACG ATGGAGGGGtgcagccaggccctgtgccCAAGTCCCTGCAGAAGCAGAGGCGGATGCTGGAGCGCCTGGTCAGCAGTGAGT CCAAGAACTACATCGCACTGGATGACTTTGTGGAGATCACTAAGAAGTACGCCAAGGGCGTCATCCCCAGCAGCCTGTTCCTGCAGGACGACGAAGATGATGACGAGCTGGCGGGGAAGAGCCCTGAGGACCTGCCGCTGCGCCTGAAG GTGGTCAAGTATCCCCTGCACGCCATCATGGAGATCAAGGAGTACCTGATCGACATGGCCTCCAGGGCGGGCATGCACTGGCTGTCCACCATCATCCCCACGCACCACATCAACGCCCTCATCTTCTTCTTCATTATCAGCAACCTCACCATCGACTTCTTCGCCTTCTTCATCCCGCTGGTCATCTTCTACCTGTCCTTCATCTCCATGGTGATCTGCACCCTCAAGGTGTTCCAGGACAGCAAGGCCTGGGAGAACTTCCGCACCCTCACTGACCTGCTGCTGCGCTTCGAGCCCAACCTGGACGTGGAGCAGGCCGAAGTCAACTTCGGCTGGAACCACCTGGAGCCCTACGCCCACTTCCTGCTCTCTGTTGTCTTCGTCATCTTCTCCTTTCCCATCGCCAGCAAGGACTGCATCCCCTGCTCGGAGCTGGCTGTCATCGCCGGCTTCTTTACTGTGACCAGCTACCTGAGCCTGAGCACCCACGCAGAGCCCTACACGCGCAGGGCCCTGGCCACCGAGGTCACCGCCGGCCTGCTGTCGCTGCTGCCCTCCATGCCCCTGAATTGGCCCTACCTGAAGGTCCTTGGCCAGACCTTCATCACTGTGCCTGTCGGCCACCTGGTCGTCCTCAACGTCAGCGTCCCCTGCCTGCTCTACGTCTACCTGCTCTACCTCTTCTTCCGCATGGCGCAGCTGAGGAATTTCAAGGGCACCTACTGCTACCTGGTGCCCTACCTGGTGTGCTTCATGTGGTGCGAGCTCTCGGTGGTCATCCTGCTGGAGTCCACCGGCCTGGGGCTGCTCCGTGCCTCCATCGGctacttcctcttcctctttgccCTCCCCATCCTGGTGGCCGGCCTGGCCCTGGTGGGCGTGCTGCAGTTCGCCCGGTGGTTCATGTCTCTGGAGCTCACCAAGATCGCAGTCACCATGGCGGTCTGCAGCGTGCCCCTGCTGCTGCGCTGGTGGACCAAGGCCAGCTTCTCCGTGGTGGGGATGGTGAAGTCCCTGACGCGGAGCTCTATGGTCAAGCTCATCCTGGTGTGGCTCACGGCCATCGTGCTGTTCTGCTGGTTCTATGTGTACCGCTCAGAGGGCATGAAGGTCTACAACTCCACACTGACCTGGCAGCAGTACGGGGCACTGTGTGGGCCACGCGCCTGGAAGGAGACCAACATGGCACGCACCCAGATCCTCTGCAGCCACCTGGAGGGCCACAGGGTCACGTGGACCGGCCGCTTCAAGTACGTCCGCGTGACCGACATCGACAACAGCGCCGAGTCGGCCATCAACATGCTCCCGTTCTTCATCGGCGACTGGATGCGCTGCCTCTACGGCGAGGCCTACCCTGCCTGCAGCCCTGGCAACACCTCCACGGCCGAGGAGGAGCTCTGTCGCCTTAAGCTGCTGGCCAAGCACCCCTGCCACATCAAGAAGTTCGACCGCTACAAGTTCGAGATCACCGTGGGCATGCCATTCAGCAGCGGCGCCAACGGCTCGCGCGGCCGCGAGGAGGACGACGTCACCAAGGACATCGTGCTGCGGGCCAGCAGCGAGTTCAAGAGCGTGCTGCTCAGCCTGCGCCAGGGCAGCGTCATCGAGTTCAGCACCATCCTGGAGGGCCGCCTGGGCAGCAAGTGGCCTGTCTTCGAGCTCAAGGCCATCAGCTGCCTCAACTGCATGGCCCAGCTGTCGCCCGCCAGGCGGCACGTGAAGATCGAGCACGACTGGCGCAGCACCGTGCATGGCGCCGTGAAGTTCGCCTTCGACTTCTTCTTCTTCCCGTTCCTGTCGGCGGCCTGA
- the WFS1 gene encoding wolframin isoform X2, with translation MYWKLNPKKKKQVAVAELLENVGQVNEHDGGVQPGPVPKSLQKQRRMLERLVSSESKNYIALDDFVEITKKYAKGVIPSSLFLQDDEDDDELAGKSPEDLPLRLKVVKYPLHAIMEIKEYLIDMASRAGMHWLSTIIPTHHINALIFFFIISNLTIDFFAFFIPLVIFYLSFISMVICTLKVFQDSKAWENFRTLTDLLLRFEPNLDVEQAEVNFGWNHLEPYAHFLLSVVFVIFSFPIASKDCIPCSELAVIAGFFTVTSYLSLSTHAEPYTRRALATEVTAGLLSLLPSMPLNWPYLKVLGQTFITVPVGHLVVLNVSVPCLLYVYLLYLFFRMAQLRNFKGTYCYLVPYLVCFMWCELSVVILLESTGLGLLRASIGYFLFLFALPILVAGLALVGVLQFARWFMSLELTKIAVTMAVCSVPLLLRWWTKASFSVVGMVKSLTRSSMVKLILVWLTAIVLFCWFYVYRSEGMKVYNSTLTWQQYGALCGPRAWKETNMARTQILCSHLEGHRVTWTGRFKYVRVTDIDNSAESAINMLPFFIGDWMRCLYGEAYPACSPGNTSTAEEELCRLKLLAKHPCHIKKFDRYKFEITVGMPFSSGANGSRGREEDDVTKDIVLRASSEFKSVLLSLRQGSVIEFSTILEGRLGSKWPVFELKAISCLNCMAQLSPARRHVKIEHDWRSTVHGAVKFAFDFFFFPFLSAA, from the exons ATGTACTGGAAGCTCAACCCCAAGAAGAAGAAGCAGGTGGCCGTGGCGGAGCTGCTGGAGAATGTCGGCCAGGTCAACGAGCACG ATGGAGGGGtgcagccaggccctgtgccCAAGTCCCTGCAGAAGCAGAGGCGGATGCTGGAGCGCCTGGTCAGCAGTGAGT CCAAGAACTACATCGCACTGGATGACTTTGTGGAGATCACTAAGAAGTACGCCAAGGGCGTCATCCCCAGCAGCCTGTTCCTGCAGGACGACGAAGATGATGACGAGCTGGCGGGGAAGAGCCCTGAGGACCTGCCGCTGCGCCTGAAG GTGGTCAAGTATCCCCTGCACGCCATCATGGAGATCAAGGAGTACCTGATCGACATGGCCTCCAGGGCGGGCATGCACTGGCTGTCCACCATCATCCCCACGCACCACATCAACGCCCTCATCTTCTTCTTCATTATCAGCAACCTCACCATCGACTTCTTCGCCTTCTTCATCCCGCTGGTCATCTTCTACCTGTCCTTCATCTCCATGGTGATCTGCACCCTCAAGGTGTTCCAGGACAGCAAGGCCTGGGAGAACTTCCGCACCCTCACTGACCTGCTGCTGCGCTTCGAGCCCAACCTGGACGTGGAGCAGGCCGAAGTCAACTTCGGCTGGAACCACCTGGAGCCCTACGCCCACTTCCTGCTCTCTGTTGTCTTCGTCATCTTCTCCTTTCCCATCGCCAGCAAGGACTGCATCCCCTGCTCGGAGCTGGCTGTCATCGCCGGCTTCTTTACTGTGACCAGCTACCTGAGCCTGAGCACCCACGCAGAGCCCTACACGCGCAGGGCCCTGGCCACCGAGGTCACCGCCGGCCTGCTGTCGCTGCTGCCCTCCATGCCCCTGAATTGGCCCTACCTGAAGGTCCTTGGCCAGACCTTCATCACTGTGCCTGTCGGCCACCTGGTCGTCCTCAACGTCAGCGTCCCCTGCCTGCTCTACGTCTACCTGCTCTACCTCTTCTTCCGCATGGCGCAGCTGAGGAATTTCAAGGGCACCTACTGCTACCTGGTGCCCTACCTGGTGTGCTTCATGTGGTGCGAGCTCTCGGTGGTCATCCTGCTGGAGTCCACCGGCCTGGGGCTGCTCCGTGCCTCCATCGGctacttcctcttcctctttgccCTCCCCATCCTGGTGGCCGGCCTGGCCCTGGTGGGCGTGCTGCAGTTCGCCCGGTGGTTCATGTCTCTGGAGCTCACCAAGATCGCAGTCACCATGGCGGTCTGCAGCGTGCCCCTGCTGCTGCGCTGGTGGACCAAGGCCAGCTTCTCCGTGGTGGGGATGGTGAAGTCCCTGACGCGGAGCTCTATGGTCAAGCTCATCCTGGTGTGGCTCACGGCCATCGTGCTGTTCTGCTGGTTCTATGTGTACCGCTCAGAGGGCATGAAGGTCTACAACTCCACACTGACCTGGCAGCAGTACGGGGCACTGTGTGGGCCACGCGCCTGGAAGGAGACCAACATGGCACGCACCCAGATCCTCTGCAGCCACCTGGAGGGCCACAGGGTCACGTGGACCGGCCGCTTCAAGTACGTCCGCGTGACCGACATCGACAACAGCGCCGAGTCGGCCATCAACATGCTCCCGTTCTTCATCGGCGACTGGATGCGCTGCCTCTACGGCGAGGCCTACCCTGCCTGCAGCCCTGGCAACACCTCCACGGCCGAGGAGGAGCTCTGTCGCCTTAAGCTGCTGGCCAAGCACCCCTGCCACATCAAGAAGTTCGACCGCTACAAGTTCGAGATCACCGTGGGCATGCCATTCAGCAGCGGCGCCAACGGCTCGCGCGGCCGCGAGGAGGACGACGTCACCAAGGACATCGTGCTGCGGGCCAGCAGCGAGTTCAAGAGCGTGCTGCTCAGCCTGCGCCAGGGCAGCGTCATCGAGTTCAGCACCATCCTGGAGGGCCGCCTGGGCAGCAAGTGGCCTGTCTTCGAGCTCAAGGCCATCAGCTGCCTCAACTGCATGGCCCAGCTGTCGCCCGCCAGGCGGCACGTGAAGATCGAGCACGACTGGCGCAGCACCGTGCATGGCGCCGTGAAGTTCGCCTTCGACTTCTTCTTCTTCCCGTTCCTGTCGGCGGCCTGA